The nucleotide window TAAAGGACTGATGTCTTTTTCTCCACCATCTCAATATATTCAGCTTTACTAACCTTTTCCCTCTTTTCAAAATCCATGTCAAGCCACTGGCCTTCACAGATTTCGGTACAGGTTTTTGAAAGGATATCCATACATTTTAAAATCCTTGAAGGCTCGTTTTGGACTTTTGACAGAATCGAAAAGGCTTTGGAATAAAGTGTATCACCTGCGAGAATCGCTCCGGCTTCACCCCATATCATATGGACTGCAGGTCTTCCTCTGCGGACATCATCCTTGTCCATTATGTCATCATGGATCAGAGTGAAATTATGTACAAGCTCCACGGCCACAGCTGCAGGTAAAACCGATTTAAGGTCAGAGTCCATTGCTTCGGCTACCAGAATGAGAACGGTAGGACGGAGGCGCTTTCCTCCTGCATCTACCAGGTAGCGAGAGGCTTTATATAATTCCTCTGGATGAGCTACCGGAAGCAGTTCATCAATTGCGGCGTCAACATGGACACTTCTTTTTTTGATCTCATCAACTAACGTCATAAATATCACGAGGTAAGGATAGATTTCCTATACGTTTATTCTTCTATATATAACACTTCACCGTTTCTGAGGAGGTGTACTGTGTCTCCAAGTACATACCCGGCATCTTCCGCCATCTCGATGTAGTGTCCGTGCATCTCCATATCTCCATGGGCAGGGATTACATGCTCAGGATTTACCATACGCAGGAGTTCCCAATGATCTTCCCTGTATGCGTGCCCTGATACATGCACATTGTCATAAATCCTGGCGCCCCGCATTTTGAGCTTGGTCTCAAGGGCATAGCGGTTGGCCTGAGTCATTGGGCTCGGGATCACATTTGCAGAGAAAATAACTCTGTCTCCTGGCTCAATTGTATACGGAGTTTCCCCGTTTGCAATGCGCACAAGTATGGAGCCTGGCTCCCCCTGGTGTCCGGTGACGATTGGAAGGTACTTGTTCTTTCCTTCCTGGATAATGCGTTTAAGAGCTCTATCTACATCCTTCCTCTGGCCGTGCATCTCGACATTGGAAGGCAATTCCAGATAGCCAAGGTCTCTAGCAGCCCCGACGTAACGTTCCATTGAGCGTCCCAGGAGCACAGGAATCCTGCCCATTTCCCCAGCCGCTTCAATAATTGCTTTTAGTCTGGGAATATGGGAAGCAAAAGTAGTGATAACCATCCCTACTTCGGACTCTTCTGTTCCAAGAAGTACATCCCTGACCATATCCTTTGCGATTTGTTCCGATGGAGTTTTCCCCGAACGTCCGGCATTCGTGCTCTCTACAATCATTGCGATAACTCCTTCCTTCCCGAGAGTTTTAAGGCGCTCGAAGTCAGGAGCTTCACCCATTGTCGGAGTGCGGTCCAGCTTAAAGTCGCAGGCATAAAGGACCGCTCCAATTGGAGTGTGAACTGCTGCAAGCACACAGTCAATAATACTATGCTGGACATTGATGAACTCAATGGAAATATCTTCCGTAACATGGTAAGTTCCACCCGCATTCAGCGGAATAACCCTGTTACAAACCTCAAACTTACGTTCGGCCTCGATCTGCTGCTTGATAAGGGCCGTTGTATAAGGTGTAGAAATGATTGGAGCGTTATACCTATGAGCAAGTTTCGGAATTGCCCCTATATGGTCAAGGTGCCCGTGAGTACAGACAATTGCCCGGACAGTTCCGTTTATTTCTTTCATGATAGTATCATCAGGAATTGCTCCCATCTCGATAAGTTCGAGAGAATGCATTTTATCAATTTCAACATCCTCATGGATCTGAACCCTATCTAGACGCAGTCCCATATCCAGAATGATGATATCTTCACCTATAATAACTGCAGTCATGTTGCGGCCCATCTCATTGTAACCGCCGACTGCAACAATTCCTATTTCAGTCATATTTTTACCTCTTATTAATTTTTTAATCCTTGTGAACCCCAATCCTCAGAAAATGGATCAGGTGATGACCTTAAAATGATAGCTGCGATATGAATGGTACAGCATAATTAGAGCCCAGGTACAGATAATATAGAGTCTAGCATAGAATTACCTTAGAGCAGCCATACTCAATCCTGTTAGGAAGAACTCCACCCCCGATGAGACGAACCAGGCTACATCTCTTGCAGAAGAATTCTACTTTAATTTCTCTATTTCAGTATAGATTCAAATGGCTGTCAAGCACATCCAGAATTACTCCAATTACTCCAGAATTACTCCAATTACTTCAGAATTACTCCAATTACTTCAGAATTACTCCAATTACTCCAGAATTGCCTTTAGATTCTCTCTTCTATAGATATACGTTTCTTCAAAGGTTCTACCCTTTTAGATCTAACGAATTCTATTATTACTTTAGGAACAGGAGAGCCTTTATGAACTCTTTACTTAATGGCTAGTACTTCTTAAGAACCTGGTTTCTGATCAACTCTGTAAAGTAAGATTTTATACTTTCAAAATGCTTTGAAAACATCCAGTTTTCGATTCTAGCCAATTCTTTTAGAGCTTATCCAGCAACCTGTGTGTTATACTGGGATTTTTACTCCTGATTTCATTCCTGGTTTACTTCCGGCTTATTCTAGCTTATTCTGGTTTACTTCCGGCTTATTCTAGCTTATTCTGGTTTACTTCCGGCTTATTCTAGCTTATTCTGGTTTACTTCCGGCTTATTCTAGCTTATTCTGGTTTACTTCCGGCTTATTCTAGCTTATTATAATTTACTTTCGTTCTATATCCCTGCTGTTTCTCATTAGTCCGTTCTATATCTGGCTTATTCAAGCGGTAACTTCACCAGATGACTCTAATATCACCAGGCGATTTCTAGTCGACAATTATCGTAATAATTTCTATTCCAATAATGAAATTCGTTCATACTGAATAACTTTAGTTTAGGTAATTGTGAAATGAACTCTTATATTTAAATGATTTTACGTAATTCTATGAAAATATCCCTTAACTTAATCGGTTTTAGTAATTTTACGAAATTAATTCCTGAATTTCATTGACTTTACAGTAACTATTTACAGTAACATCTGGTTATGAACCTGAAGCAGATCTATAGTGTACTTGTACTAACATTAGAGAACTCAGGTTGAAGTCCAATGCTTACTCATATAATTCGGAATCAGTTTTCCAGGATTCGGAACTGCAAGATCACTGTTCATATTAACGATTTATTTCCGAACATTACTTTCATATTATGTATAAATATTGTTATGGAATGAATCTTCTAATTAACATATCTGCTATTGAATCTTCTAATTAACATATCTGCTATTATATCTTACCGGTATAAAACGAATTTTAACACAGATTGAATTTTAATACAGCTTACAGGTAAAGTTAACCGAACTCTATGCCAGAAAGAATCTCGATTCAGAAAGAGTCTCCTGCTATGGCATAGTCTTTTACGTTAAAGCCACGCTGGCCCAGGTATTCAAGGGTCCGGCCAGTAACAACTACAGGTGCGTTACGCAGATCCTGTATGTTTGCACAGCCGCAGAGAAACATCGCAATCCTGAGTTCATCAAGCATGCGGGAAAGGACTTTGACAACAGATTCTTTTCCTTCAAGAGCAGGACCTACAAAAGGCAGGGCCGCACTTGCCGCACTGGCTCCGAGAGCAATAGATTTTGCGATATCTATTCCTGTCCTGATCCCACCGGTTGCAATGATTGGAAGAGAAACCCTGGACTCAATAATGCTGGCAACTGTTGGAATTCCAAAGTCCCAGAGCAGTTCCCCAAGGTATTCGGAAGCAGAATCTCCACTTTTCCTTGCTCGGTATACCTCGACGCCTGCCCAACTTGTGCCTCCCGCACCTCCGACATCAATTGCAGACACACCTGCCTTCTGAAGGAGGAGGGCATCTTCTCTTGAGATCCCAGCTCCTGTTTCTTTAACAATTACTGGCGTGTTCAGTACTGAGCAGATCTCTTTTATCATATCAAGGCAACCAGTGGCATCCCTATCCCCTTCTGGCTGGATGGCTTCCTGTAAGAAGTTAAGGTGGATGGCAAGGGCATCGGCATCGATCATATCTATAAGTTTCTCAACACCATCGACCCCATACTGACGAATTTGGGCAGCACCCACATTTGCGTATACAAAAGCACTCGGGGCTTTTTCTCTAACAATCCTGAAAGATTCTTCCTGAGCAGGATCATCAAATGCAGCTCTCTGGCTTCCAACTCCGATTCCTAGTCCCAGCTCTTCAGCCGCAGCGGCAAGTGCAGCATTTACAGGAGTAGTGTCAGGGTGACCTCCAGTAATCGAAGCGATCAAAAAGGGAGCTTGCAGGCGTTTCCCAAGAAGGTCTATAGACAGGTCCAGTTTATCCATATTGAGTTCCGGAAGCGCCCTGTGGATCAAGGTCACGTCCTCAAAGCCAGCACTGACTTTTCGGGACTCAACCGGGCTTTCAGCACATAATTTCAAATGTTCGATCTTTCGCTTTGAGGTCGTGTTAATCATATTTCATACCCTTTTGTCTGGACTGATTGTGGTTCCCATAGGCTCCCCATTTAAGAACCGATATATATTATCATCTTTTCCGGCATTGAATATATACGATGTGATACAAGATGTTTTGCTGAGTTCCAGAAGTTCCTGAACCTTTCCTAGCATACCGCCGGTAACATCAGTACTTCCTGACCCTCTTATGTAATGCTTGAAATCTTCAAAAGTTTTTGGGGTGATTTCAGGTACGGTTTTTCCGTCATTATCAAGCACTCCATCCTCAGCCGAGCCTAACCCCAGACGGGTAATTTTGAGTTCTTTTGCAAGATAGGGGACTATCTGGTCTCCTGAGAGCACGCACGCTCTGAGTTCAAGATCCATAACAACATCTCCGTGCAAAACCGGAACAAGCCCGTTCTCAAGCATGAGCTTTATGTTGTCAAGGTACATGCTCTCGATTCGCCCGTTTCTGCAAATCGTACAGCACATCGGATGTACGGCTATAGCCCTGACTCCATACTCATTTAGAGTGTCTACCACTCTGGATGCAAGTTTCTTGACAGACTCATGTGTTACAATTGCTCCTTCAGGATCAAAAACTTTGCCAAGCTGATATTTTTTAGCGTAGGTGTGCCCAAAAGAACCTGCACCGTGTACAATAATCATTTTTCCCCGGTATTCGGAAACTTCCTTTGCAATTCTCCGAAGAGAATCCTCTCTTACAACCCCTTGATCTGCGGCTTTGTCAGTAATGACACTGCCCCCAAGTTTCAGGATAACAGGTTCGGTTGAGACATTCATGCAATATCACTCAATACCTTTTTTAAAATTTCCAGCTTCCTTTATGAATAGCACGAAATTAAGAAATAAAACTCTAAAGAGCTCAGGTTTAAATTACTCATTCTAACCTTAAACCCTGTTCAGTGGGCTTTGTTATGATTGCTTTACCCCCTGCATCTATAATGGCTTCAGCTACTTGTGTACATTTATCAGGTGCTGTAAGGGCAACCATACATCCCCCACCTCCACCTCCTGTACTCTTTGCTCCGAAAGCTCCAGCTCCCCGAGAGGAGTATATTAATTTAGAGAGCTCAAAAGTATTTACACCAAGTGCATCCAGAAGGCCCTGGTTCACATTCATAAGTTTGCCAATTGAAGAGTAATCTCCTGCAAGGAAAAAGGGCTCTGCGGTCTTGGAAATTCTTCCAATGACGACCATTAAAGGCTCTATAAGATGTGGATAACTTTCACGGAGTTTTCTCACATTTATTACAAGCTCTTTTGTAGAAGCGAAAACTCCTGTATCCCCGATAACTATTCCGCAGTCAGGCGTCTTCAGCTTCTTCCTATCGGGAACGGTCACGATTCCTCCGAATGTAGAGACATAAGTGTCAGTAGGACTCGCGGCCCCTTGTACCTGAATTTCGATTTCATGTCCCATTTTAGCAATTTCTTCGAGAGAGAGGCCACAGCCAAACATTTCATTAAGTGCACCTATACTTGCAATCGTAACAGCAGCAGATGAACTAAGTCCCGAGCCCACAGGGATCTCAGAATCAACTTTCAGATGGACGCCGTTTATTGGCACCATTTCCCTCATTTTCTGAATGACTGCGGAGATATAAGGGTGTTTTTCAAAATCAATTCCGGTTCGGCCAATTTCCGACTGAATTATTATAGAATCGCATAATTCCACCCGTACATGGGTTCTTAATTCAATTGCACATCCTATTGCAGGTTCTCCGTAGACAACCGCATGTTCTCCGAAAAGATATATTTTCCCGGGGGCGGAACACGAAATCATATTACTCCTCTGAAAGTTACAAATTTGATTGAAGCAGGTAAGAAATGCATTTACTCTTGAAGATGGAATGTTAATTTATTTGGATGAATAGTAAATTTTTATAAACACATCATCACTTTGTTTCCAAATGCTAAAAATACTTTGTTTTGATGTTTAATCTGTTTTACAAACCTATAATAAGTAGATAACGGTAAAAACCATAAAAAATTTACTTGGAGATTCGTAACTCTCCCTATACCTTTTAATTAAAAACGAGTATACTTCGTTTTCCGCAGAGTTTTTTCTACTACCATAATGTCTTGGCAGTTTAACTGAGCATAATTCTGGAGTTTCTCATCAGAATACAACGATTTTGAACTTATAAGACTATCAATAACTGAGTTTTCGTGACACTGGTAACTGCGGGATTTCTCTTACTCCACAACAATTGCAGCATATCCTACAACTGCATTCATATCTCCGGAAACCTCCCCACTATTTGAGTATTTAAGCAGTTCAGCCCGAGTTGCACCAAGCTTCTTTGAGGCTGTTAGCATCGCAGAAATAGGGCCGTATCCGCATACGGATGCATTTCTTCTATATAAACTTTCATAGATCCCCGAAACATCCAGATTAAGGATAGCTTCTATAATTTCTTCATCCGTTTTCCTTGCAAGGTTTGCAGGCTGATAATGAGTAAAATCGCTGGATGCAATGAAGGTCACTTTCTTCCCACTTTTTGAAACAAGGTTAGCAATAAGGGATCCCACTTCAGTTGCGGTCTCTTCATCCTGCATACCCAGGCAAATAGGAAGAATCCTGAAATCATGATCGAAGCGGTATTGAAGGAAAGGAAGCTGAACTTCGATCGAATGCTCGTATCGGTGCCCAAGCTCATCCATATCAATAATACTTCCGGATAACCCTTCTGCAAGTTCTCGATCAACCTCGAGAGATCCCAGAGGAGTTTTCCAGGTATCTATGGATACTGATACCGGAGAACCATATCCCGTATGATTGGGACCAAAAAGGACATATGTGTCGGCTTTGGAAAGAGCTGCATAAACGTATGCAGCAACTCTCCCTGAATAGACATATCCTGCATGCGGGCAAACTGCTCCCAGGATATCCCTTTCCCGGATCTCCAGACCCTCAAAACATTGCTTAAGTTCTTTCTCCAGATTTTCAGGACGCAGGGGATAGAACTGCCCTGCAACTGCTGGCTGTCTCATTTATGATCACCCATATAAGATACGGGCTATTTTTATAAATCCTTGCAGTCTGCAGGGTCGCCTTTCGGAATCAGAGAGGTGTTTCGAAGTCAGTTAACTCGTAATTGAAGGGAGTACCATTAAGCCGGGAAACTTCCCTTGCAAGCAGCCAGTAGACAAGGGAAAGAGCTTTTCTACCTTTGTTGTTTGTGGGAATTACAAGATCCACATTTGAAATCAGGTTGTTAGTATCGCAGAGCGCTATAACAGGCACTCCGATGCTTGACGCTTCCTTCAGTACCTGTGCATCGCCTGCAGGGTCGGTTACGATCACAACATCAGGCTCAAAGAAACCATGTATCTGTGGGTTTGTAAGTAAGCCCGGGATAAACCTTCCAAGCATTGCTCTTGTACCCAGTGACCTGGAGAACATCCTTGCAGGGTGCTGACCGTACTGCCTTGAAGAAACCACAAGGATTCTTGAAGGATCATAGTGAGACAGCAATTTTGCTGCAACTCTTATTCTTTCGTCTGTTGACTGGATGTCAAGTACATATAATCCGTCAGTTCTGACCCTGTATACGAAACGCATCATATCCTGGGTCTTTTGCTGGGTACCTATGTGGACACCTGCTGCCAGGTATTCGTCAATAGAAACAAGAGATGTAGAACCTTCTTTAGCAGAGGGTTCTTCGTCCTCTGTTTCTACAGGTACAGATCCGGTTTTTGCTGCGGCTTCCTTTTCAGGTGCAGGTTGTGCTTCAGCCATGACATCTTCTTCAGGCAAAGGCTGTTCGTTATTTTCTTCCTGCCCTGTCTGCTCAATTTCCTCCATAAAGTCACCTCATAATATAGAATCAACAATAAAACACATTCAGTATCTGAAAATGTATCCCACTGCGTTTTTAACTGGTTTTACGTTTGACCGTTATAGGAATAACTCCGGCCTTCAACTCTTCAATAGCAAGATTAAGAGGATCCAACCGCCCGTCATCTTCAACAAGGACAGGAGCTCCCATTGCAATTTGCAATGCTCTTGCACCTATGATCCGTGCACGCTCGAACCGGGTATACTTTTCCTTGACCAACTGATCACCCTGAAATTTAAAAACGCTCCGATGAATTCCGATAATTGAGAACCATGATAATTTTTAATATTTTACATTACATGCCTTAAAACCAGCACCCTGGAAATAGGGAAATGGGACCGCTGAGATTCGAACTCAGGTTCCGGCGTCCCGAACGCCGAAGGATGGACCAAGCTACCCTACGGTCCCTTACTGGTATGGCGAAAGCACATCAACGAGTTCAACATGACTTAACAGCATTCTGCGACAGCAGTAACGGGTGATCCCAAGATCATCCAGCACTGCGGCAGCGTTTTCGCCATCACTGACACGTCTTTTGTACTCATCCCAATAGTTTGAGATTACTTTTCCACATGAGAAACATCGGACTGGGATCATAGTCTTACCTGTAAGATTTCTGGTATTTAGCCCTTGCTCCGGGTCCACCGAAGTTCTTTGATTCTTTCTGTCTGGAATCGCTTACAAGTAAATTGCGGTCGTAACTTGCGAAGTTATCTCTGATAATTGTGTCATTTGTCCATTCCACAATACCTCTGGCAACTGCAGTCCTTACCGCATTAGCCTGTCCGATAATTCCGCCGCCCCGGACATCTACGTTAATGTCAAGCCCGGACACCACCTCGTCTCCTGCGATCAGCAGAGGTTCTGAGATCTTCATCATTACAAGCTCTGGTTTATATAGCTCGAGCGGAACTTTGTTGATCCTGACCTTCCCGGTTCCTTTTGTGACTGTTGCACGTGCAGTTGCAGTCTTGTGCTTTCCAGATGAATTAACTACTTTGACCATGAGGACTCACCCTTTAAAATTTTGAACCCATTTTCTGGCTCACTTCACCAAGTTCAATATATTTACTGGAGCTTAGAAGCCTCATATCGGCATCTGCAATTGTGATTGTTTCAGTGCCCTTGAGTTCAGAGGGAACACCTACATAGACCTTGAGTCTGGACATTGCATCCCTACCTCTTGCTCTTTTATAGGGCAGCATGCCACGGATAGTCCTCTTAAGGATGCGATCCGGACGCTTCGGGAAGTAAGGCCCGAATTCGGTAGCACCTCTCTCCCGGGTTTCCCGGTATTCTTTGAGGGTGGTCGCCCTTGAGCCAGAAATTACGGCTTTTTCAGCATTTACAATATATATCTCTTCGTCTCCTGAAAGCAACTGTTTTGCAACTGTACTTGCAAGACGTCCTAGAATAAGCCCATTTGCATCGATAACCGTCATCTTCGACACCTCAGCGGAAAATCCGGATACCGGACCCTTTTGGATTTGCTTCCATTATCTCTTCGAGACTCAGGCACTTGCCACCGGCTTCAGTGATCTTATCAACTGCAGAGTCACTGAAGGTTAGAGCCGCAACAGTTACAGGGTGGTCAAGAAGACCTGCGCCCAGAACTTTTCCTGGAATAAGCAGAACATCGTCCTCTGCCGTGTGCCTGTTAATTTTACTCAAATTCACAGCCGCATAGTTTCGGGACGGCATCTCAAGACGTCTCGCGATATCCTTCCAGATGGGGGCAGTGTTTGTATTTGCCCTCTCTTTCAGGGTAAGAATCAGGGAAACGATTCTTGGATTTGTTTTTCTTGTCAGTTTTACTAGTGATTTTTTACCCAAAGTATGTTCCTCCGCAAGATCTGTATAAATCTCACTCACGCGGAAAAAAAATTCCCTATCGCGTTCGAACATCGCTATAGCTGCTCATTTGGAATCTGAATCCAAAAGCAGCAAATTTAAAGAACAAGCGATTAGTTGGAATTGGTATGATGTGAATAACATTTCTAGTACATAAAGATTATGTGCACCATTAGTTCCATTTGCAAGGATTCCAAACAATAATCTTTTTTCGTCTCCAATATTTTTCTATCTCTGTTTACTCATAACCTCAATTTTCGTTTTACTTATTAGTTATAAAACTTGTTTTCGGAGTTAACCGATATAGATAGGGTTATTAGAAAGAGAAAGAAATCCTATTTTTATAATAATAAATG belongs to Methanosarcina barkeri 3 and includes:
- a CDS encoding polyprenyl synthetase family protein, coding for MTLVDEIKKRSVHVDAAIDELLPVAHPEELYKASRYLVDAGGKRLRPTVLILVAEAMDSDLKSVLPAAVAVELVHNFTLIHDDIMDKDDVRRGRPAVHMIWGEAGAILAGDTLYSKAFSILSKVQNEPSRILKCMDILSKTCTEICEGQWLDMDFEKREKVSKAEYIEMVEKKTSVLYAAAAKIGALLGGASDETAEALSEYGRLIGIGFQMYDDVLDMVTPQEVLGKVRGSDLMEGKRTLIIIDAFEKDVKLDIFGKGEATQEETDEAVRTLTECGSIDYVKNLAISYINEGKAKLDALRDCPEKELLLQIADYMISRKY
- a CDS encoding RNase J family beta-CASP ribonuclease — protein: MTEIGIVAVGGYNEMGRNMTAVIIGEDIIILDMGLRLDRVQIHEDVEIDKMHSLELIEMGAIPDDTIMKEINGTVRAIVCTHGHLDHIGAIPKLAHRYNAPIISTPYTTALIKQQIEAERKFEVCNRVIPLNAGGTYHVTEDISIEFINVQHSIIDCVLAAVHTPIGAVLYACDFKLDRTPTMGEAPDFERLKTLGKEGVIAMIVESTNAGRSGKTPSEQIAKDMVRDVLLGTEESEVGMVITTFASHIPRLKAIIEAAGEMGRIPVLLGRSMERYVGAARDLGYLELPSNVEMHGQRKDVDRALKRIIQEGKNKYLPIVTGHQGEPGSILVRIANGETPYTIEPGDRVIFSANVIPSPMTQANRYALETKLKMRGARIYDNVHVSGHAYREDHWELLRMVNPEHVIPAHGDMEMHGHYIEMAEDAGYVLGDTVHLLRNGEVLYIEE
- the fni gene encoding type 2 isopentenyl-diphosphate Delta-isomerase produces the protein MINTTSKRKIEHLKLCAESPVESRKVSAGFEDVTLIHRALPELNMDKLDLSIDLLGKRLQAPFLIASITGGHPDTTPVNAALAAAAEELGLGIGVGSQRAAFDDPAQEESFRIVREKAPSAFVYANVGAAQIRQYGVDGVEKLIDMIDADALAIHLNFLQEAIQPEGDRDATGCLDMIKEICSVLNTPVIVKETGAGISREDALLLQKAGVSAIDVGGAGGTSWAGVEVYRARKSGDSASEYLGELLWDFGIPTVASIIESRVSLPIIATGGIRTGIDIAKSIALGASAASAALPFVGPALEGKESVVKVLSRMLDELRIAMFLCGCANIQDLRNAPVVVTGRTLEYLGQRGFNVKDYAIAGDSF
- a CDS encoding isopentenyl phosphate kinase; protein product: MNVSTEPVILKLGGSVITDKAADQGVVREDSLRRIAKEVSEYRGKMIIVHGAGSFGHTYAKKYQLGKVFDPEGAIVTHESVKKLASRVVDTLNEYGVRAIAVHPMCCTICRNGRIESMYLDNIKLMLENGLVPVLHGDVVMDLELRACVLSGDQIVPYLAKELKITRLGLGSAEDGVLDNDGKTVPEITPKTFEDFKHYIRGSGSTDVTGGMLGKVQELLELSKTSCITSYIFNAGKDDNIYRFLNGEPMGTTISPDKRV
- a CDS encoding mevalonate kinase → MISCSAPGKIYLFGEHAVVYGEPAIGCAIELRTHVRVELCDSIIIQSEIGRTGIDFEKHPYISAVIQKMREMVPINGVHLKVDSEIPVGSGLSSSAAVTIASIGALNEMFGCGLSLEEIAKMGHEIEIQVQGAASPTDTYVSTFGGIVTVPDRKKLKTPDCGIVIGDTGVFASTKELVINVRKLRESYPHLIEPLMVVIGRISKTAEPFFLAGDYSSIGKLMNVNQGLLDALGVNTFELSKLIYSSRGAGAFGAKSTGGGGGGCMVALTAPDKCTQVAEAIIDAGGKAIITKPTEQGLRLE
- a CDS encoding MEMO1 family protein, with the protein product MRQPAVAGQFYPLRPENLEKELKQCFEGLEIRERDILGAVCPHAGYVYSGRVAAYVYAALSKADTYVLFGPNHTGYGSPVSVSIDTWKTPLGSLEVDRELAEGLSGSIIDMDELGHRYEHSIEVQLPFLQYRFDHDFRILPICLGMQDEETATEVGSLIANLVSKSGKKVTFIASSDFTHYQPANLARKTDEEIIEAILNLDVSGIYESLYRRNASVCGYGPISAMLTASKKLGATRAELLKYSNSGEVSGDMNAVVGYAAIVVE
- the rpsB gene encoding 30S ribosomal protein S2, which codes for MEEIEQTGQEENNEQPLPEEDVMAEAQPAPEKEAAAKTGSVPVETEDEEPSAKEGSTSLVSIDEYLAAGVHIGTQQKTQDMMRFVYRVRTDGLYVLDIQSTDERIRVAAKLLSHYDPSRILVVSSRQYGQHPARMFSRSLGTRAMLGRFIPGLLTNPQIHGFFEPDVVIVTDPAGDAQVLKEASSIGVPVIALCDTNNLISNVDLVIPTNNKGRKALSLVYWLLAREVSRLNGTPFNYELTDFETPL
- a CDS encoding DNA-directed RNA polymerase subunit K — encoded protein: MVKEKYTRFERARIIGARALQIAMGAPVLVEDDGRLDPLNLAIEELKAGVIPITVKRKTS
- a CDS encoding DNA-directed RNA polymerase subunit N; the protein is MIPVRCFSCGKVISNYWDEYKRRVSDGENAAAVLDDLGITRYCCRRMLLSHVELVDVLSPYQ
- a CDS encoding 30S ribosomal protein S9 gives rise to the protein MVKVVNSSGKHKTATARATVTKGTGKVRINKVPLELYKPELVMMKISEPLLIAGDEVVSGLDINVDVRGGGIIGQANAVRTAVARGIVEWTNDTIIRDNFASYDRNLLVSDSRQKESKNFGGPGARAKYQKSYR
- a CDS encoding 50S ribosomal protein L13, yielding MTVIDANGLILGRLASTVAKQLLSGDEEIYIVNAEKAVISGSRATTLKEYRETRERGATEFGPYFPKRPDRILKRTIRGMLPYKRARGRDAMSRLKVYVGVPSELKGTETITIADADMRLLSSSKYIELGEVSQKMGSKF
- a CDS encoding 50S ribosomal protein L18e, producing MGKKSLVKLTRKTNPRIVSLILTLKERANTNTAPIWKDIARRLEMPSRNYAAVNLSKINRHTAEDDVLLIPGKVLGAGLLDHPVTVAALTFSDSAVDKITEAGGKCLSLEEIMEANPKGSGIRIFR